Proteins from a single region of Campylobacter sputorum:
- the waaA gene encoding lipid IV(A) 3-deoxy-D-manno-octulosonic acid transferase, translating into MIYSFFTFIIWIVCAPFLFVLSFKKKYQKSIPARFFLYKNASLKNSDIHFHMCSYGEVNACVPLLKEFRNLSITTITNTGYELAKNFSSNLAFLPYEMFLPFWLNKSKVVVIFEAELWLNLVRSAKKNGSYVILLNARISDKSYNRYLKAKFYYKKVFECIDLVLAQSENDKKRLEELCAKNVQVVGNIKSANLMTPSKIYNKFNEKVICIASTHEGEEELILKNLKLKENESIILAPRHPERFDKVDKIFSSWAKDRNLSYEKFSQNLGLKSRCILLDALGELINFYNICDIVILGGSFIKGIGGHNPIEVAQFEKILINGKFIENQKALFSSVENVYFCDVDDIDVKIHQNLKASRIKNRCDLNLIKNIIIEKIENGKSL; encoded by the coding sequence GTGATATACTCTTTTTTTACTTTTATAATTTGGATAGTTTGTGCTCCATTTTTGTTTGTGCTGTCTTTTAAAAAAAAGTATCAAAAGAGTATACCGGCTAGATTTTTTTTGTATAAAAATGCTTCATTAAAAAATTCAGATATACATTTTCATATGTGTAGTTATGGCGAAGTTAATGCTTGTGTACCACTTTTAAAAGAGTTTAGAAATTTATCCATAACAACCATAACAAATACTGGGTATGAACTTGCAAAAAATTTCAGTTCAAATTTAGCCTTTTTGCCATATGAAATGTTTTTACCTTTTTGGCTTAATAAAAGTAAAGTTGTAGTTATATTTGAAGCTGAGCTTTGGCTAAATTTAGTAAGAAGTGCTAAAAAAAATGGATCTTATGTGATTTTGCTAAATGCTCGCATAAGTGATAAATCGTATAACAGATATTTAAAAGCAAAGTTTTATTATAAAAAAGTATTTGAGTGTATTGACCTTGTTTTGGCTCAAAGTGAGAATGATAAAAAAAGATTAGAAGAGCTTTGTGCTAAAAATGTGCAAGTTGTAGGAAATATAAAAAGTGCAAATTTAATGACACCTTCAAAAATATATAATAAATTTAATGAAAAGGTTATTTGTATAGCAAGTACGCACGAAGGCGAAGAAGAGTTGATATTAAAAAATTTGAAATTAAAAGAAAATGAAAGCATTATCCTAGCTCCAAGACATCCAGAGAGATTTGATAAAGTTGATAAAATTTTTTCTTCTTGGGCGAAAGATAGAAATTTAAGTTATGAGAAATTTTCTCAAAACTTAGGCTTGAAATCACGCTGTATTTTGCTAGATGCTTTAGGGGAGCTTATAAATTTTTATAATATTTGCGATATAGTCATTCTTGGTGGTAGTTTTATAAAAGGTATCGGTGGACACAATCCTATAGAAGTTGCACAGTTTGAAAAAATTCTTATAAATGGTAAATTTATAGAAAACCAAAAAGCACTTTTTAGTAGTGTGGAAAATGTATATTTTTGCGATGTTGATGATATAGATGTTAAAATTCATCAAAATTTAAAAGCTAGCCGTATAAAAAATAGATGTGATTTAAATTTGATAAAAAATATAATAATAGAAAAGATTGAAAATGGAAAAAGCTTATAA